A section of the Estrella lausannensis genome encodes:
- a CDS encoding YfjI family protein → MNELPKIVEKKNRVYYWSYKNEKGEDISLVVRYQDPDKPKKKWFRQYSFKNQDWEEGAPTPSPLYGIQTLLLNHSLTRAYIFEGEKCASAAHSIDLPAITSMMGSSNVEKADWAILARYRHIQEFVLVPDNDDPGHWYMSAVFKEIQKACPDSKVFLCKFQDMKKGDDLVDWLKLQPFCPQDWNGFDAIQKSNSTELQKAFLEYSSSNLIDADVYFSDEVEYPIFESDPQPLEEISFQTLPSPLHTLADPIVQWAQGVSMQMQISEDYVITPFLVSVGSLIGRKRGLELRPGSRWIEFANLWGMCIGRPAMMKSPAMNAAFHFLVVLANRAKAHFEEGIKKHQKEYDTWQIRKKIREEDYKRELKEAIKNHSDQAKIQFHEEEPPKEPKRKRYKTQDATIEKLSELLIENPEGLLLYRDELAGWLNSFEKHGHENDREFYLESWSGKGDYDVDRIGRGSLSVPALCLSIFGSIQPGPLSKHIRDTVRGGSGDNGLIQRFQAMVSPEPKTSWELVEGISISELEEPVQKIFDHLDRLEFDQDGNPVILSFTSEAQAQFDQWQRVCQFFCV, encoded by the coding sequence ATGAATGAGCTTCCCAAAATAGTCGAAAAGAAAAATCGGGTTTATTACTGGTCTTATAAAAATGAGAAAGGAGAAGATATCTCTTTGGTTGTAAGATACCAAGACCCTGATAAACCAAAAAAGAAATGGTTTCGTCAATATTCATTTAAAAATCAAGACTGGGAAGAAGGAGCGCCAACTCCTTCTCCTCTATATGGTATTCAAACCCTTCTGCTGAATCATTCTCTAACAAGAGCCTATATTTTTGAAGGAGAAAAATGCGCATCAGCTGCGCATTCTATTGACTTACCTGCCATTACCTCAATGATGGGGTCTAGTAACGTTGAAAAAGCGGATTGGGCGATCCTTGCAAGATATCGCCACATTCAGGAATTTGTGCTAGTTCCTGACAACGATGATCCTGGCCATTGGTACATGTCGGCTGTTTTCAAAGAAATTCAGAAGGCATGTCCTGATTCTAAAGTATTCCTCTGCAAATTTCAGGATATGAAAAAGGGTGATGATCTTGTCGATTGGCTAAAGCTACAACCTTTTTGTCCTCAAGATTGGAACGGCTTTGACGCCATCCAAAAGTCAAATTCTACTGAATTACAAAAAGCTTTTTTAGAATACTCATCTTCAAATCTCATTGATGCAGATGTATATTTCTCCGATGAAGTTGAATATCCCATTTTTGAATCAGACCCTCAGCCGCTCGAAGAAATATCTTTTCAAACCCTGCCTAGCCCCTTGCATACGCTAGCAGATCCCATTGTTCAATGGGCTCAAGGTGTTTCGATGCAAATGCAAATTTCAGAAGACTATGTTATCACCCCTTTTTTAGTAAGTGTTGGAAGCCTAATCGGCCGAAAGCGTGGATTAGAATTAAGACCGGGTAGTCGCTGGATAGAATTTGCAAATCTATGGGGAATGTGTATTGGGCGTCCAGCGATGATGAAAAGTCCAGCTATGAATGCGGCTTTTCATTTTTTAGTTGTTCTTGCCAATCGAGCCAAAGCGCATTTTGAAGAAGGCATAAAGAAGCATCAAAAGGAGTATGACACCTGGCAAATTAGAAAGAAAATCAGAGAAGAGGATTACAAAAGGGAATTAAAAGAAGCTATCAAAAACCATAGCGATCAAGCCAAGATCCAATTTCATGAAGAAGAACCACCAAAGGAACCCAAAAGGAAAAGGTATAAAACTCAAGACGCAACTATAGAAAAGCTTTCAGAGCTTCTTATTGAAAATCCCGAAGGTCTTCTTTTGTACCGTGATGAGCTTGCCGGGTGGTTAAATAGTTTTGAAAAACATGGTCACGAAAATGACCGAGAGTTTTACTTAGAAAGTTGGAGTGGTAAAGGTGATTATGATGTAGATCGGATCGGCAGAGGATCATTATCTGTTCCTGCGCTTTGCTTATCTATATTTGGGAGCATACAGCCCGGACCTTTATCCAAACATATTCGTGATACTGTTCGAGGTGGATCAGGCGATAATGGACTTATTCAAAGATTCCAGGCGATGGTTTCCCCTGAACCTAAAACCTCTTGGGAACTAGTTGAGGGAATCTCGATTTCTGAATTGGAAGAGCCTGTTCAGAAAATTTTCGATCATTTAGATCGATTAGAATTCGATCAGGATGGAAATCCAGTCATTTTATCATTCACCTCTGAAGCTCAGGCACAATTTGATCAATGGCAACGAGTCTGTCAATTTTTTTGTGT
- a CDS encoding CHC2 zinc finger domain-containing protein produces MKYIKESHRSINTLKLKELIDPIDFYSDEGHDVETRKKGEWKSGGLCPFHNDRKAGSFFISSSNGAFKCFSCGASGGDVIAYTQKKYELPFLEACQRLSKKWGAYE; encoded by the coding sequence ATGAAGTATATAAAAGAATCGCATCGATCCATTAATACCCTGAAATTGAAAGAATTAATAGATCCCATCGATTTTTATAGCGACGAAGGGCATGACGTCGAGACTAGAAAAAAGGGGGAATGGAAATCAGGGGGGCTTTGTCCTTTTCATAACGATCGTAAAGCAGGAAGTTTCTTCATTAGCTCCTCAAATGGAGCTTTTAAGTGCTTTTCGTGTGGTGCTAGTGGTGGAGACGTCATCGCATATACACAAAAAAAATATGAACTACCTTTTTTAGAAGCTTGTCAAAGACTTAGCAAAAAATGGGGGGCTTATGAATGA
- a CDS encoding DNA-binding protein, with translation MNDHEYLSVQQIAEDSRYPFSLGQLRHFLMLRHRNGLEKAIRKIGKRVYLRRDLFERWIEGQVRR, from the coding sequence ATGAATGATCATGAGTACTTAAGTGTTCAGCAAATCGCTGAAGATTCTCGCTATCCATTTTCTTTAGGGCAATTAAGGCATTTTTTGATGCTGCGTCATCGTAATGGACTTGAAAAGGCCATTCGAAAAATTGGTAAGCGAGTTTATTTACGACGCGATCTCTTCGAAAGATGGATCGAAGGCCAAGTGAGGAGATAG